In Alteribacter keqinensis, the sequence GTATGTGGAGAAGTGGACGCTGTTTGGCGGCGAAGACTTTCAGCTGATCGGCTGTACCGGGCAACAAACGTGGGAGCGTTTAACGGAGTCGTTTGAAAAGAACGGACAGCGGCTTATCCGGATTGGCCGTGTTGTTGAAGGAAAACGAGAAGTCTTTCTTTTGAAGAACGGGGAACGGACTGTTTTGAAAAAGGGCGGCTATAACCATTTTGTTAAAGGTGATTGATGATGAGTGAATACTATGAATTAACGTCAGATTCTCCCGAACGGACGGCGGAGCTTGCTGAAGCACTGGCAGAACAGCTTCAGGCCGGGGATGTAATTACGCTGGAAGGCGACCTTGGTGCCGGGAAGACGAGCTTTACGAAAGGTCTTGCAAAAGGGCTTGGGGTAAAGCGGACGGTGAACAGTCCGACGTTTACGATAATAAAAGAATACCAGGGCAGAGCGCTGCCTCTCTATCATATGGACGTGTACCGGCTGGAAGAGGGCGGCGAAGACATGGGCCTTGAAGAATACTTTGACGGGGGCGGCGTGTGTGTTGTGGAGTGGGCAAGCATGATCGGTGACGAGCTTCCCGAGGAGCGGCTGGCTCTGAATTTGTTCCATGTTGGGGAAACGACGCGGCAGATCCGTCTGGAGCCCGTGGGCGAGCGGTATATTACACTTTGCAAGGAGTTTTTAAGAGATGAACGTGTTGGCAATTGATACGTCTACTTATGTGATGGGGGTGGCCGTTCTCCGGGATGGACAGGTGGCCGGGGAAATGGTGACCCATGTGAAAAAGAATCATTCGATCCGTCTCATGCCGGCGATTCGCATGGTGATGGAAGAAGCGGATATGAAGCCGGAGGAGCTTGACCGGATTGCAGTGGCCCAGGGGCCGGGATCATATACGGGAGTCCGGATCGGGGTTACGACGGCGAAAACGATGGCCTGGGCCCTGGGAATTCCCGTTGTCGGTGTTTCCAGTTTAGAAGCGCTGGCGGCTAATGGACGCTACTTTGACGGATTGATCAGCCCGTTTTTTGATGCGCGAAGAGGGCAGGTGTTCACGGGGCTCTACCGGAGTCGCGGGGGCGAGGTCGAGAGGGTGGAAGACGATCGTCTTGTTTTACACGAAGAGTGGGTTTCACGCCTTCGGGACCAAGAGGAAGCTGTACTGTTTCTGAGTCCTGACTACGGGAAGCACGAGGCGCTGCTTGGTGAAAAAGTGGCGGTGAATCCGGCGGACCATTTGCCGCGGCCGTCGGCGATTGCGTTTCAGGCGTTGGAAAAAGAGGCGGATGAGGCGGTTCATGTGTTTGCGCCGAATTATCTGCGTCTGGCCGAAGCGGAGTCGAAGTGGCTTGAGGCGCAAAAACAGAAAGAAAAGCGACTAGGTGGCCGGGATGAGTGAGGAGATTCAGGTTCAGATAAGGTTGATGGAAATGGATGATATCGACGGAGTGCTGGCGGTGGAGGAGGCGTGTTTTCCGACGCCGTGGAGCCGGACGGCCTTTGTGAACGAGCTGAAAGCCAACCAGTTTGCGTACTATCTGGTAGCTGAGGCGGGGGAGCGTGTGATCGGCTACTGCGGGGTGTGGGTCATTATTGATGAGGCGCACATTACAAACATTGCTGTGGATCCCATATACAGGCGAAAAGGGATCGGAGAAGCGCTTTTGACAGGCGGTCTGGAGCTCGCCCGGACGTTCGGTGCGGAGAAGCTGACCCTTGAGGTGCGCGTGAGCAATGAGGCAGCGCAGAATATGTACGAGAAGTTCGGGTTTCAGCGTGGCGGCATCCGGAAAAATTACTATACAGATAACCAGGAAGATGCACAGATTATGTGGGTGATGATAAATGAAGAGCAGTGAAGAATTGATAATATTGGGAATTGAGACGAGCTGTGATGAGACGAGTGCGTCTGTCGTGCGCGGGGGCAGGGAAATTTTGAGTAATGTCGTGTCGTCGCAGATTGAAAGTCACAAGCGGTTCGGCGGTGTGGTGCCGGAGATTGCGTCGCGCCACCATGTGGAACAGGTGACGTATATTATTGAAGAGGCCCTTCGTGAGGCTGAGGTGACGATGGACGATGTGGACGCGGTTGCGGTGACTGAGGGTCCGGGACTTGTAGGTGCCCTGCTGGTGGGGGTTAACGCGGCGAAAGCGCTGGCTTTTGCGAAGAGCAAGCCGCTGATTGGCGTTCATCATATCGCCGGTCACATTTATGCGAATCATCTTGTGGAGGAGCTTACGTTTCCGCTGCTGTCGCTGGTGGTGTCCGGCGGGCATACGGAGCTTGTGTATATGGACGAGCACGGGAAGTATGAGATTCTCGGGGAGACCCGGGATGATGCGGTCGGCGAGGCATATGATAAAGTCGCGCGTACAGTGGGGCTTCCGTATCCGGGAGGACCGCACATTGACCGTCTCGCTCATGAAGGTGAGGCGACGATTGACCTGCCGCGTGCATGGCTTGAAGCAGATTCTTTTGATTTCAGCTTCAGCGGGTTGAAAAGTGCGGTGATCAACACGCTTCATAATGCAAAGCAGCGTGGAGAAGATGTGCCGGTGAAGACGATTGCGGCGAGTTTTCAGGCGAGCGTGATCGATGTGCTCGTGACGAAGACGATGCGTGCAGTTGAAAAGCGGGGCGTGGACCGTCTCGTTCTGGCCGGCGGTGTGGCGGCGAACAAAGGACTGCGTGCGCGGATTACGGAGGTTTGTGAGGAACGTGGCATTACGCTGACGATTCCGCCTCTGTCTCTTTGTACCGATAACGCGGCGATGATCGCGGCCGCGGGAGCTGTGATGTATGAAAAAGGCCAGTTTGCCGATGACCGGCTGAACGGACAGCCGGGGCTGGAGCTGGAGAGGTAGCGTGTGTTGTTGCAGGCGGTGCCAGTTACTTTGTTTAGGATTTCACATGGGGTCAGACACTGCGTGAGGTGCTGAGCACAGTGCCTGGCACCGTTGAAGAGGATATTGGTTAGTAGGACCAGGAGGGCGTGGGAGCGTCTTGCTGGTTTTTTTGTTTTTGCAGGGAGGAGGTCGGTGAGAAGGGGCGGATTCATGATAAATCGCGGATATACATGATAAGTGGTCAGGAATTCATGATAAAAGTGATGGATTCATGATAAAAAGGAGAAAATTCACGCCCCGAAACAACAGACGCGAGCATGCTCCCATATACCTGCGCAATACGTTGTGGATACGACAGGAAGTGACGCATTTACCGTTTGTTCATCCAAAAGCAGGTAGAGTAAATTTTTCAGAAACGCTGTTAAATCAAGTTGGAGCAGCAAAAAGAGATAAAAATGTCTTATTCGTTCGACAAAGGTCGTTATTTCGACACGAACCGTTATTCTTTTTTCGACAGAGCAGGAAAAGTCTGGAACTGTTGAATTGCCTTACTTCATTAGCGAAGTAAAGGACATTGGACTTAGAGCCGTTAGTCTGACAAAATGGTGTCGAATCAGGCGCGAATGCGTTAACCACGCGGTTTATGTAAAACGAAAATAGCGTACATTCTGTTGTAAGAGCAAAGCTTCTTCTATAACCTTAAGTCATTCGGGTACCGAGTATTTCGATAACCGAGAGTGTTGTGGAAAATTATACTTAGGGGAAAGAAGGGGTTTATGTGAAGAAGTTTGCTGCTTTAACATTGTCTGCGTTGATCTTTGGAAGCGGCTTTCTTGGGGCCGGAGGTTCCGGGTTTGCAGAAGGTGATTCATTGAAGAAATTCGAATCTCTCGGCAAAGGAGACGTGAAGGTCGTCCAAGGGAAGGGTCAAAAAGGGCCGCCTACGTTTGTATCGGGTATTCTTTCCGAAAATTTTTCAAAAGGAAACGCTAAGAGCGCCAAGGCGTTTCTTAGTGAACATGAAGAGTTGTTTCACGTTAAAAATGCCGAGGAAAGTTTGACAGAAGTGAGGGTTACAGAAGATGAACTGGGTATGACCCACGTTCGTCTTCAGCAGACGAAGAAAGGGATACCGGTTGACCGGAATGAACTCAATGTTCACTTTAACGAAGACAACAGCATTACCGCAGTCAACGGAAACTTTGATCCGGAGCTGGAAGAGCTCGAGATTAATACCACGCCCGCAGTAAACCGGAATACGGCACTGGAGACGGCTAAAAAGGATGTGAGTGCACCGGAGTACGTCGATTTTCAAACTTCGGAGTTGATTATTTATCCGTTTGAAGCCGACTATCATCTTGCGTACCGCATTAACCTTGAATTTCACAGTGCGACGCCTGGGAATTGGTATGTATATGTGGATGCTCACACAGGTGAAGTGATTGACCGTTTTGATGCCATGACTGGGCTTGGTAACTTCAGTGACATTCTCGATCTGGAGGAAATTACGGAACAGCCACAGGCGACTGCCGCTCAAGTGAAGGCAAAGAACGAAAAAGCACAGGAAAAGAGAAATGAGCTCAGAGGAGCGAGAGGAAAAGGCCTTGGTACGACCGGGGTACAAAAATTGATGGATATTTCCCACGGACTGGATGAAGACGGGGGAAGAACGTTTTATCTGGCAGACCACTCCACCAGTGATATGGACGGTATTTTCACATACAATATGCAAAATACCTCTAATCAAATGTGGCTGTATGAAAACGACAGTGCGTCGTGGAAAGACGTGGAGTACTCAGGGGACAGCAGTTCCTGGGAAGTGGTTGGACAGGGGCCTGCAGTTGATGCTCACAGCAACTCCCGTATAGTATATGATTACTTCCTTGAAAATCACGGTCGTAACTCGCTGGACGACCAGGGAATGGCCATTGAATCGCGTGTTCACTATTGGAGAGAGTACAACAACGCGTTTTGGAGCAACGGTCTTGCCATGATGACCTATGGGGATGGTGACGGACAGCAGTTTATTCCTCTTGCAGCCCTTGATGTAACAGCTCACGAAATGGTTCACGGCATCACCCACTATAACGGTGGTCTTCGTTACCGCTTTGAGACAGGGGCCATTAACGAAGCATATTCTGATACCTTTGGCAGCATTATTGACGACCGGAGCTGGGATGTGGGGGAAGACATTATGGGTGAAGCGTGGCTTGCTGATGGGCGTACGGCTCTTCGAAGCAGTGAAGATCCGGGGAAATTCCCGGTAAACCAAGCTTACTGGGCTTACAGTGTTGACGGAGAAGGCCGATATCCTGCTCACATGGAGGAGTACTATTTCCTTCCGGGGAACATGGATAATGGCGGTGTCCACATTAACTGTACCATTCTTCAGCACTCTGCCTACCTTGTTTCGGAAGAGTACGGTATGGGTCGTGAAGTTGTAGCTGATACTTGGTACAGAGCGTATGACTACCTGCACTTTGATGCGACGTTTGCTGAGTTCCGGGAAGCCATTCTTCAATCGGCCACCGATCTTTACGGTGAAGACAGTGAAGAATATGATGCGTTCCTCGGTGCCTTTGATGATATCGGCTTGTACGAAGGCTGGTCACTGGAAGAAAACCACAGAAGTCCACTCTGGTAAAATCATACCTCCGCTCCCAGGAGCGGGGATTTTTGTGTTTTCGTTTGTTTTGGTCCAAGGCACTGTGTTCAAGAATTCACGTGGGGTCAGGCACTGTGTGATTTTATTCACAGAGCGCCTGACCCTCTGTGAACCGGGGTACAAAAGGACAATTTCCTATTGACTTTTTGGGGTTATGCACAATTCCCACAGGGGG encodes:
- the tsaD gene encoding tRNA (adenosine(37)-N6)-threonylcarbamoyltransferase complex transferase subunit TsaD → MKSSEELIILGIETSCDETSASVVRGGREILSNVVSSQIESHKRFGGVVPEIASRHHVEQVTYIIEEALREAEVTMDDVDAVAVTEGPGLVGALLVGVNAAKALAFAKSKPLIGVHHIAGHIYANHLVEELTFPLLSLVVSGGHTELVYMDEHGKYEILGETRDDAVGEAYDKVARTVGLPYPGGPHIDRLAHEGEATIDLPRAWLEADSFDFSFSGLKSAVINTLHNAKQRGEDVPVKTIAASFQASVIDVLVTKTMRAVEKRGVDRLVLAGGVAANKGLRARITEVCEERGITLTIPPLSLCTDNAAMIAAAGAVMYEKGQFADDRLNGQPGLELER
- the tsaE gene encoding tRNA (adenosine(37)-N6)-threonylcarbamoyltransferase complex ATPase subunit type 1 TsaE, producing the protein MSEYYELTSDSPERTAELAEALAEQLQAGDVITLEGDLGAGKTSFTKGLAKGLGVKRTVNSPTFTIIKEYQGRALPLYHMDVYRLEEGGEDMGLEEYFDGGGVCVVEWASMIGDELPEERLALNLFHVGETTRQIRLEPVGERYITLCKEFLRDERVGN
- the rimI gene encoding ribosomal protein S18-alanine N-acetyltransferase, coding for MSEEIQVQIRLMEMDDIDGVLAVEEACFPTPWSRTAFVNELKANQFAYYLVAEAGERVIGYCGVWVIIDEAHITNIAVDPIYRRKGIGEALLTGGLELARTFGAEKLTLEVRVSNEAAQNMYEKFGFQRGGIRKNYYTDNQEDAQIMWVMINEEQ
- the tsaB gene encoding tRNA (adenosine(37)-N6)-threonylcarbamoyltransferase complex dimerization subunit type 1 TsaB; translated protein: MNVLAIDTSTYVMGVAVLRDGQVAGEMVTHVKKNHSIRLMPAIRMVMEEADMKPEELDRIAVAQGPGSYTGVRIGVTTAKTMAWALGIPVVGVSSLEALAANGRYFDGLISPFFDARRGQVFTGLYRSRGGEVERVEDDRLVLHEEWVSRLRDQEEAVLFLSPDYGKHEALLGEKVAVNPADHLPRPSAIAFQALEKEADEAVHVFAPNYLRLAEAESKWLEAQKQKEKRLGGRDE
- a CDS encoding M4 family metallopeptidase; this translates as MKKFAALTLSALIFGSGFLGAGGSGFAEGDSLKKFESLGKGDVKVVQGKGQKGPPTFVSGILSENFSKGNAKSAKAFLSEHEELFHVKNAEESLTEVRVTEDELGMTHVRLQQTKKGIPVDRNELNVHFNEDNSITAVNGNFDPELEELEINTTPAVNRNTALETAKKDVSAPEYVDFQTSELIIYPFEADYHLAYRINLEFHSATPGNWYVYVDAHTGEVIDRFDAMTGLGNFSDILDLEEITEQPQATAAQVKAKNEKAQEKRNELRGARGKGLGTTGVQKLMDISHGLDEDGGRTFYLADHSTSDMDGIFTYNMQNTSNQMWLYENDSASWKDVEYSGDSSSWEVVGQGPAVDAHSNSRIVYDYFLENHGRNSLDDQGMAIESRVHYWREYNNAFWSNGLAMMTYGDGDGQQFIPLAALDVTAHEMVHGITHYNGGLRYRFETGAINEAYSDTFGSIIDDRSWDVGEDIMGEAWLADGRTALRSSEDPGKFPVNQAYWAYSVDGEGRYPAHMEEYYFLPGNMDNGGVHINCTILQHSAYLVSEEYGMGREVVADTWYRAYDYLHFDATFAEFREAILQSATDLYGEDSEEYDAFLGAFDDIGLYEGWSLEENHRSPLW